The following are encoded in a window of Streptomyces sp. 11x1 genomic DNA:
- a CDS encoding ABC transporter substrate-binding protein — MKPIRNRTTRAVAVALVAGSLALAGCADNGKSNTKDTSKSKEDAAEQSKPVAYGDAAASTGPAEEVKGAKSGGVINVYQQSDITHLDPGQIYVSDAGQLANLIHRGLTNYQEDDKGNLTVVGDIATDSGKSSDGGKTWTYTLKDGIKDEDGNVITSADVRHTIERQYSKVIFDGPSYIQSWLSGSDYRKALPDGPYKGKHLPDSVLETPDDKTVVFHFDQPRPDLPQALAMAGYAIVPEKQDTKEKYDKAPASLGPYKISELKAGKSLKLVKNDQWDPKTDSVRHQYVDGYNFTNTIDQASQTKRLIADQGEAKNAIQFTDSVDPAQMSTVIGNAETKKRTIQGYQPYVWQLNFNLDSAKVKDKKVRDAITYALPSQAMVQADGGRYGGEVAGGLLAPTLPGYDASYDPFGKTKKPNGDLEKAKELLKEAGVEEGTKLTYAYSNTPRGQAQQVIIKDALGKLGFDVQAKEVDRASFYEQVGKLDNPYDIYMTGWGQDWSSPSTVITPVYDGTLIADGASNYSHINDDKVNALIKKALTEEPEAAAKTWEEAHHRIVEEINPAAPVYYSKQIQLFGSNIGGARYSTESSYIDINDLFLKQP, encoded by the coding sequence ATGAAGCCCATCAGAAACCGCACCACGCGCGCCGTGGCCGTCGCCCTCGTGGCCGGTTCGCTCGCGCTGGCCGGCTGCGCGGACAACGGCAAGAGCAACACGAAGGACACCTCCAAGAGCAAGGAGGACGCCGCCGAGCAGTCGAAGCCTGTCGCTTACGGTGACGCCGCTGCGTCCACCGGCCCGGCCGAGGAAGTCAAGGGCGCCAAGTCCGGCGGTGTCATCAACGTCTACCAGCAGTCGGACATCACCCACCTGGACCCGGGCCAGATCTACGTCTCCGACGCCGGTCAGCTCGCGAACCTGATCCACCGCGGTCTGACGAACTACCAGGAGGACGACAAGGGCAACCTGACGGTCGTCGGTGACATCGCCACCGACTCCGGCAAGTCCTCCGACGGCGGCAAGACCTGGACGTACACGCTCAAGGATGGCATCAAGGACGAGGACGGCAACGTCATCACCTCGGCCGACGTCCGCCACACCATCGAGCGCCAGTACTCCAAGGTCATCTTCGACGGCCCGTCGTACATCCAGAGCTGGCTGTCGGGCTCCGACTACCGCAAGGCGCTGCCGGACGGTCCGTACAAGGGCAAGCACCTCCCGGACTCCGTCCTGGAGACCCCGGACGACAAGACGGTCGTCTTCCACTTCGACCAGCCGCGCCCGGACCTGCCCCAGGCCCTGGCCATGGCCGGCTACGCCATCGTGCCCGAGAAGCAGGACACGAAGGAGAAGTACGACAAGGCGCCGGCCTCCCTCGGCCCTTACAAGATCTCCGAGCTCAAGGCCGGCAAGTCGCTGAAGCTGGTCAAGAACGACCAGTGGGACCCGAAGACGGACTCGGTGCGCCACCAGTACGTCGACGGCTACAACTTCACCAACACCATCGACCAGGCCAGCCAGACCAAGCGTCTGATCGCCGACCAGGGCGAGGCCAAGAACGCCATCCAGTTCACGGACTCCGTGGACCCGGCGCAGATGTCGACGGTCATCGGCAATGCCGAGACCAAGAAGCGCACCATCCAGGGCTACCAGCCCTACGTGTGGCAGCTGAACTTCAACCTTGACAGTGCCAAGGTGAAGGACAAGAAGGTCCGCGACGCGATCACGTACGCGCTCCCGTCCCAGGCCATGGTCCAGGCCGACGGTGGCCGCTACGGCGGTGAGGTCGCCGGTGGTCTGCTGGCGCCGACGCTGCCGGGCTACGACGCGTCGTACGACCCGTTCGGCAAGACCAAGAAGCCCAACGGTGACCTGGAGAAGGCCAAGGAGCTGCTGAAGGAGGCGGGTGTCGAGGAGGGCACCAAGCTCACCTACGCCTACTCCAACACTCCGCGCGGCCAGGCTCAGCAGGTGATCATCAAGGACGCGCTGGGCAAGCTCGGCTTCGACGTCCAGGCCAAGGAGGTCGACCGGGCCAGCTTCTACGAGCAGGTCGGCAAGCTGGACAACCCGTACGACATCTACATGACCGGCTGGGGCCAGGACTGGTCCTCCCCGTCCACGGTCATCACGCCGGTCTACGACGGCACCCTCATCGCCGACGGTGCCTCGAACTACTCGCACATCAACGACGACAAGGTCAACGCCCTCATCAAGAAGGCGCTGACCGAGGAGCCCGAGGCTGCCGCCAAGACGTGGGAAGAGGCTCACCACCGCATCGTGGAGGAGATCAACCCGGCCGCCCCGGTCTACTACTCGAAGCAGATCCAGCTCTTCGGATCGAACATCGGTGGTGCCCGGTACAGCACGGAGTCGAGCTACATCGACATCAACGACCTGTTCCTGAAGCAGCCGTAA
- a CDS encoding ABC transporter permease: protein MTSPTKAEGSGSAVALDPELETTAEVAKGEKKLEGRSPGQLMWQRFKRDRTGVVSACVVIFFFVVAALAPVISSLYGKDPYTLYAQEPDYPFLLDDFAMPTGSFGGMSGDFWFGVEPKLGRDVFTMLLYGMRTSLYMAVIVTLFSVTTGVLIGMIGGFFGGRVDYWVGRITDFFLGFPQQLFFIAFMPVVTALFVDPRDETPTYLRAVAIVLVMWFLGWMGLARLVRSSVLSLREREFVEAAKVSGASPWRIVRKEILPNIVTPILVQGTYILPSTILSIAFLSFVGVGFPEPTPDWGRMFALGAKVYEQDPMFMFFPGVAMVIFVLCFNLLGDSVRDAFDPKTGR from the coding sequence ATGACCAGTCCAACCAAGGCCGAGGGCTCCGGGTCCGCGGTCGCCTTGGACCCCGAGCTCGAGACGACCGCCGAGGTCGCCAAGGGCGAGAAGAAGCTTGAGGGTCGTTCCCCCGGGCAGTTGATGTGGCAACGGTTCAAGCGGGACCGTACTGGAGTCGTCTCCGCGTGCGTAGTGATTTTCTTCTTCGTCGTCGCAGCGCTCGCGCCGGTCATCTCGAGCCTGTACGGCAAGGACCCGTACACGCTGTACGCGCAGGAGCCCGACTACCCGTTCCTGCTGGACGACTTCGCGATGCCCACCGGTTCCTTCGGTGGCATGTCGGGTGACTTCTGGTTCGGCGTCGAGCCGAAGCTGGGCCGCGACGTGTTCACGATGCTGCTGTACGGCATGCGGACGTCGCTGTACATGGCGGTCATCGTCACGCTGTTCAGCGTGACCACCGGTGTCCTCATCGGCATGATCGGCGGCTTCTTCGGCGGCCGTGTCGACTACTGGGTGGGCCGGATCACCGACTTCTTCCTCGGTTTCCCGCAGCAGCTGTTCTTCATCGCCTTCATGCCGGTCGTCACCGCGCTGTTCGTCGACCCGCGTGACGAGACGCCGACCTATCTGCGGGCCGTGGCCATCGTCCTGGTGATGTGGTTCCTCGGCTGGATGGGTCTCGCCCGCCTGGTGCGCAGCTCCGTACTCTCCCTGCGCGAGCGTGAGTTCGTGGAGGCGGCCAAGGTGTCCGGGGCCTCGCCCTGGCGCATCGTCCGCAAGGAGATCCTGCCGAACATCGTCACCCCGATCCTGGTGCAGGGCACGTACATCCTGCCCAGCACGATCCTCTCCATCGCCTTCCTCTCGTTCGTCGGTGTCGGCTTCCCCGAGCCGACCCCCGACTGGGGCCGCATGTTCGCCCTCGGCGCCAAGGTCTACGAGCAGGACCCGATGTTCATGTTCTTCCCGGGCGTGGCGATGGTGATCTTCGTGCTCTGCTTCAACCTTCTCGGCGACTCCGTCCGGGACGCATTCGACCCCAAGACCGGACGCTAA
- the typA gene encoding translational GTPase TypA, with product MATRHDIRNVAIVAHVDHGKTTLVDAMLKQAGAFAAHAAESLDDRMMDSNDLEREKGITILAKNTAVKYHPKDGGDVITINIIDTPGHADFGGEVERGLSMVDAVVLLVDASEGPLPQTRFVLRKALQQRLPVILCINKTDRADSRIDEVVNETYDLFLDLDADEDQIEFPIVYACARDGVASLTKPEDGTVPADSNSLEPFFSTILSHVPAPSYDEEAPLQAHVTNLDADNFLGRIALLRVEQGELRKGQTVTWIKRDGTMSNVRITELLMTEALTRKPAEVAGPGDICAVAGISDIMIGETLADPENPIALPLITVDEPAISMTIGTNTSPLVGRGGTGKGADNKAAVKDRKVTARQVKDRLDRELIGNVSLRVLDTERPDAWEVQGRGELALAILVEQMRREGFELTIGKPQVVTKEVDGKIYEPVERMTIDVPEEHMGAVTQLMGVRKGRMDNMSNHGSGWVRMEFVVPSRGLIGFRTEFLTQTRGTGIGHSIHEGHEPWFGALQTRNNGSLVADRAGAVTAFAMTNLQERGVLFTEPGTEVYEGMIVGENSRSDDMDVNITKEKKLTNMRSSSADSFEAIVPPRKLSLEQSLEFCRDDECVEVTPEAVRIRKVNLDARERARAASRAKHG from the coding sequence ATGGCCACGCGCCACGACATCCGCAACGTTGCCATCGTCGCCCACGTCGACCACGGCAAGACCACTCTGGTCGACGCCATGCTCAAGCAGGCCGGTGCCTTCGCCGCGCACGCCGCCGAGTCGCTCGACGACCGCATGATGGACTCGAACGACCTGGAGCGTGAGAAGGGCATCACGATCCTCGCCAAGAACACGGCGGTCAAGTACCACCCGAAGGATGGCGGCGACGTCATCACCATCAACATCATCGACACCCCCGGCCACGCCGACTTCGGCGGCGAGGTCGAGCGCGGTCTGTCGATGGTCGACGCGGTGGTCCTGCTCGTCGACGCCTCCGAGGGGCCGCTGCCGCAGACCCGCTTCGTGCTCCGCAAGGCGCTCCAGCAGCGCCTGCCCGTCATCCTGTGCATCAACAAGACGGACCGCGCGGACTCGCGCATCGACGAGGTCGTCAACGAGACCTACGACCTCTTCCTCGACCTCGACGCCGACGAGGACCAGATCGAGTTCCCCATCGTCTACGCGTGTGCGCGTGACGGTGTCGCCTCGCTGACCAAGCCGGAGGACGGCACCGTCCCGGCCGACAGCAACAGCCTGGAGCCGTTCTTCTCCACGATCCTGTCGCACGTCCCGGCCCCGTCGTACGACGAGGAGGCCCCGCTCCAGGCGCACGTCACCAACCTGGACGCCGACAACTTCCTCGGCCGTATCGCGCTGCTCCGCGTCGAGCAGGGCGAGCTGCGCAAGGGCCAGACCGTCACGTGGATCAAGCGTGACGGCACGATGTCCAACGTGCGCATCACCGAGCTGCTGATGACCGAGGCGCTCACCCGCAAGCCCGCAGAGGTGGCCGGACCGGGTGACATCTGCGCCGTCGCCGGTATCTCGGACATCATGATCGGCGAGACCCTGGCCGACCCCGAGAACCCGATCGCGCTGCCGCTGATCACGGTCGACGAGCCGGCGATCTCGATGACCATCGGCACGAACACCTCGCCGCTGGTCGGCCGTGGCGGCACGGGCAAGGGCGCGGACAACAAGGCCGCGGTCAAGGACCGCAAGGTGACCGCCCGTCAGGTCAAGGACCGCCTGGACCGCGAGCTGATCGGTAACGTCTCCCTCCGTGTGCTCGACACCGAGCGCCCGGACGCCTGGGAGGTCCAGGGCCGTGGTGAGCTGGCGCTGGCCATCCTGGTGGAGCAGATGCGCCGTGAGGGCTTCGAGCTGACCATCGGCAAGCCCCAGGTCGTCACCAAGGAGGTCGACGGCAAGATCTACGAGCCCGTCGAGCGCATGACGATCGACGTGCCCGAGGAGCACATGGGCGCGGTCACGCAGCTCATGGGTGTCCGCAAGGGCCGGATGGACAACATGTCGAACCACGGCTCCGGCTGGGTGCGCATGGAGTTCGTCGTGCCGTCCCGCGGCCTCATCGGCTTCCGGACCGAGTTCCTGACGCAGACCCGCGGCACGGGCATCGGGCACTCCATCCACGAGGGCCACGAGCCCTGGTTCGGCGCGCTCCAGACCCGTAACAACGGCTCGCTCGTCGCGGACCGCGCCGGTGCCGTCACGGCGTTCGCGATGACGAACCTCCAGGAGCGCGGTGTGCTCTTCACGGAGCCCGGCACCGAGGTGTACGAGGGCATGATCGTCGGTGAGAACTCGCGCTCCGACGACATGGACGTGAACATCACCAAGGAGAAGAAGCTCACGAACATGCGGTCCTCCTCGGCCGACTCGTTCGAGGCCATCGTGCCGCCGCGCAAGCTCTCCCTGGAGCAGTCCCTGGAGTTCTGCCGCGACGACGAGTGTGTCGAGGTGACCCCGGAGGCCGTGCGCATCCGCAAGGTCAACCTGGACGCCCGCGAGCGCGCGCGTGCCGCGAGCCGCGCCAAGCACGGCTGA
- a CDS encoding ABC transporter family substrate-binding protein, whose protein sequence is MTPIPHDRVRPRAPRRSLVFLAAGVLTMPVLSGCGEEDPAGRPVAEQDIAPAARNRVADGGTLRWAVDAVPETLNTFQADADLATARIAGAVLPSMYRLDASGRPELNSDYVESAKVVEREPRQVVLYKLNQQAVWSDGREIGAADFAAQWRALSGKDSAYWTARNAGYERIEKIERGENDLEVRVTFARPYADWKSLFSPLYPKQVMGTPDSFNDGARKKLKVTAGPFALKGIDRKGGEVTLTRNPRWWGRTAKLSTLVLRAVPRDERVEALAGDRVDIAEIDSVQAGRITLAHRDKKDTGAAGPLAQRESAQALRSWAIAHGSDEKAAENEIGARKKRREALAEYTAQQSALRGITVRRSLEPAYTQLALNGSDGPLADERVRRAVARAIDREKLAELVLKPLGLPAVPVGSHLALAGQAAYADSSGALGGQDTDEARALLADAGWEQGGPLAPGKKAAGAEGEREHGSKDAKDSEAKDAKESEDKDAKDAKDAKDKERKDSGDSEDSKGARDSRGSADESTYIVGQDDKPSDAGLDADVDEQEGERGANLAQDGKQFKPGGVPGAYAPRGTRAPADAAKGPLAKNGKLLTLRFVLPSGPGTESLRAVGERIAAMLDRVGIRTEISKVANESYFKDHIANGQYDLALYSWPTSAYPATDARPIYAKPVPAADGSLNVEQNYTRVGTDRVDQLFDQAVASLDEGRTRSLIRKADARIWAAAGSIPLYQRPQLVAVRTGLANAGAFGFQTPYYEDMGFLKKGAKGPARPTGKQSAEQRPVDG, encoded by the coding sequence ATGACGCCGATTCCCCACGACCGCGTTCGACCGCGCGCCCCGCGCCGCTCGCTGGTGTTCCTCGCCGCCGGCGTGCTCACGATGCCCGTGCTGAGCGGATGCGGTGAGGAGGACCCGGCGGGCAGGCCGGTCGCCGAGCAGGACATCGCGCCCGCCGCACGGAACCGGGTCGCCGACGGCGGCACCCTCCGCTGGGCCGTGGACGCCGTACCGGAGACGTTGAACACGTTCCAGGCGGACGCCGACCTGGCCACCGCGCGGATCGCCGGCGCCGTACTGCCGTCGATGTACCGCCTGGACGCCAGCGGGCGCCCCGAGCTCAACTCCGACTACGTGGAGTCCGCCAAGGTCGTCGAACGCGAGCCCCGGCAGGTCGTCCTCTACAAACTGAACCAGCAGGCCGTGTGGAGCGACGGCCGGGAGATCGGCGCCGCCGACTTCGCCGCCCAGTGGCGTGCCCTGTCCGGCAAGGACTCCGCGTACTGGACGGCCCGGAACGCCGGCTACGAACGCATCGAGAAGATCGAACGGGGCGAGAACGACCTGGAGGTCCGGGTCACCTTCGCCCGTCCGTACGCCGACTGGAAGTCGCTGTTCTCGCCGCTGTACCCGAAACAGGTGATGGGCACCCCGGACTCCTTCAACGACGGCGCCCGCAAGAAACTCAAGGTCACCGCCGGTCCGTTCGCCCTGAAGGGCATCGACCGCAAGGGCGGCGAGGTCACCCTCACCCGCAACCCCCGCTGGTGGGGCCGTACCGCCAAGCTGTCGACCCTGGTGCTGCGTGCCGTGCCGCGCGACGAGCGGGTCGAGGCGCTCGCCGGTGACAGGGTCGACATCGCCGAGATCGACTCGGTCCAGGCCGGGCGGATCACGCTCGCCCACCGTGACAAGAAGGACACAGGGGCGGCGGGGCCGCTCGCGCAGCGCGAATCCGCGCAGGCGCTGCGCTCCTGGGCCATCGCGCACGGCTCGGACGAGAAGGCCGCCGAGAACGAGATCGGCGCCCGGAAGAAGCGGCGCGAGGCCCTCGCCGAGTACACCGCCCAGCAGTCCGCCCTGCGCGGCATCACCGTGCGCCGCTCCCTGGAGCCCGCCTACACCCAGCTCGCCCTGAACGGTTCCGACGGCCCTCTCGCCGACGAGCGGGTCCGCCGCGCCGTGGCCCGCGCGATCGACCGGGAGAAGCTCGCCGAGCTCGTCCTGAAGCCGCTCGGGCTGCCCGCCGTCCCCGTCGGCAGCCACCTCGCCCTCGCCGGCCAGGCCGCCTACGCGGACAGCAGCGGCGCTCTCGGTGGCCAGGACACCGACGAGGCGCGTGCCCTCCTCGCCGACGCCGGCTGGGAACAGGGCGGCCCCCTCGCGCCCGGCAAGAAGGCGGCCGGCGCGGAGGGCGAGCGGGAGCACGGCTCCAAGGACGCCAAGGACTCCGAGGCCAAGGACGCCAAGGAGTCCGAGGACAAGGACGCCAAGGACGCCAAGGACGCCAAGGACAAGGAGCGCAAGGACTCCGGGGACTCCGAGGACTCGAAGGGCGCCCGGGACTCCCGGGGCTCCGCGGACGAGAGCACCTACATCGTCGGCCAGGACGACAAGCCCTCCGACGCGGGCCTCGACGCCGACGTCGACGAGCAGGAGGGCGAGCGGGGCGCGAACCTCGCTCAGGACGGCAAGCAGTTCAAGCCGGGCGGGGTGCCCGGCGCGTACGCGCCGCGCGGGACGCGGGCGCCCGCCGATGCCGCCAAGGGGCCCCTCGCCAAGAACGGCAAGCTGCTGACCCTGCGGTTCGTGCTGCCGTCGGGCCCGGGCACCGAGTCGCTGCGGGCCGTCGGCGAGCGGATCGCGGCCATGCTGGACCGCGTCGGGATCCGTACGGAGATCTCCAAGGTCGCGAACGAGAGCTACTTCAAGGACCACATCGCGAACGGGCAGTACGACCTCGCGCTGTACTCCTGGCCGACCTCTGCCTACCCCGCCACCGACGCCCGGCCGATCTACGCCAAGCCGGTGCCCGCCGCCGACGGCTCGCTGAACGTCGAGCAGAACTACACGCGCGTCGGCACCGACCGGGTCGACCAGCTCTTCGACCAGGCCGTGGCCAGCCTCGACGAGGGCAGGACGCGCTCCCTGATCCGCAAGGCGGACGCCCGGATCTGGGCCGCCGCCGGGTCCATCCCCCTCTACCAGCGGCCCCAGCTGGTCGCCGTCCGCACCGGCCTCGCGAACGCGGGTGCCTTCGGCTTCCAGACTCCGTACTACGAGGACATGGGCTTCCTGAAGAAGGGCGCCAAGGGGCCGGCACGGCCCACGGGCAAGCAGTCCGCCGAGCAGCGGCCGGTCGACGGATAG